In Nicotiana tabacum cultivar K326 chromosome 17, ASM71507v2, whole genome shotgun sequence, one DNA window encodes the following:
- the LOC107804337 gene encoding zinc-finger homeodomain protein 8, giving the protein MDISSNTTTAIATTVKTTEAEPETPIRIQPAKPISFSNGVLKRHNSLHLPHHHGFNKNNHHHHHHAVVVTYKECLKNHAASLGGHAVDGCGEFMPSPTANPVDPTSLKCAACGCHRNFHRREPEEPVLPNQNTIPALEYQPHHRHHPPPPPPPHHGASGGHSSPNSPSPPPISSAYYPASAPHMLLALSAGLSSPPAENNQLISPSSNPMSSANLTNPNGSGRKRFRTKFTQDQKERMLEFAEKVEWKIQKRDEELINDFCSKIGVEKGVLKVWMHNNKCKKDQATAAAAVNTVATTNLLNGNNGNGFGLISRNNTDTIASEFHLHHESSKDNDKDHSHQLHNNDSVSAHGVTTNGSSSSS; this is encoded by the coding sequence ATGGACATAAGCAGCAACACAACCACTGCCATAGCCACTACTGTCAAAACAACCGAAGCTGAACCCGAAACCCCTATTCGGATCCAACCCGCTAAGCCCATTTCTTTTAGCAACGGTGTCCTCAAACGCCACAATTCTCTTCATCTTCCCCACCACCATGGCTTTAACAAAaacaaccaccaccaccaccaccacgcGGTGGTGGTCACTTACAAggaatgtttgaaaaatcacGCTGCCAGCTTAGGTGGTCACGCCGTTGACGGTTGTGGGGAATTTATGCCCTCTCCCACTGCTAATCCGGTGGACCCTACTTCGCTAAAATGCGCTGCTTGTGGCTGTCACCGTAATTTTCACCGCCGCGAGCCGGAAGAGCCAGTACTCCCGAATCAGAACACTATTCCGGCGTTAGAGTACCAACCTCACCATCGCCACCACCCTCCTCCACCACCGCCGCCGCATCATGGTGCAAGTGGAGGCCACAGTAGTCCTAATTCCCCATCTCCACCTCCGATCTCCTCTGCTTATTACCCCGCCTCTGCACCCCACATGCTCCTTGCACTTAGTGCTGGCTTGTCTAGCCCACCTGCTGAGAATAATCAGCTAATTTCTCCATCTTCAAACCCGATGTCATCTGCTAATTTAACAAACCCTAATGGGAGTGGAAGAAAGCGATTCAGAACTAAATTCACGCAAGATCAGAAGGAGAGAATGCTGGAATTCGCAGAGAAAGTTGAGTGGAAAATACAGAAGCGAGATGAAGAGCTGATTAACGACTTCTGCAGCAAAATCGGAGTTGAAAAAGGGGTTCTTAAGGTATGGATGCACAATAATAAGTGCAAGAAAGATCAAGCCACCGCCGCTGCCGCTGTTAACACCGTCGCTACCACCAACCTCCTCAATGGTAATAATGGTAACGGTTTTGGTTTAATTAGTAGAAATAACACTGACACTATTGCTTCTGAATTCCATCTTCACCACGAAAGCAGCAAAGATAATGACAAAGACCACAGCCACCAACTTCATAACAACGATAGTGTTAGTGCTCATGGTGTTACCACTAATGGGTCGTCTTCTTCATCTTAA